A genomic window from Trueperella bialowiezensis includes:
- a CDS encoding Na(+)/H(+) antiporter subunit C, translating into MTSSLALAILAGFLTAVGIYLVLERSLSRIILGLSAITNGVNILFLIAGGRSGEPPFVGGAEPEDMADPLVQAMMLTAIVIGLATTAFLLAMAYRSWQLNGNDEVQDDLEDRRIAEREAEFEARADLPADIQTDASEAHDETEGEFEDDELGGTIDPVRDRPREREETL; encoded by the coding sequence GTGACCTCATCACTGGCATTGGCAATCCTCGCCGGTTTCTTAACGGCGGTGGGTATTTACCTCGTGTTGGAACGCTCCTTGTCGCGAATCATCCTCGGGCTATCCGCGATCACGAACGGGGTGAACATCCTGTTCCTCATTGCAGGCGGCCGGTCGGGTGAACCGCCCTTCGTCGGTGGCGCGGAACCGGAGGACATGGCTGATCCGCTCGTGCAGGCCATGATGCTCACGGCGATCGTCATCGGTTTGGCGACGACTGCGTTTCTACTCGCGATGGCCTACAGGTCGTGGCAGCTCAACGGTAACGACGAGGTGCAAGACGATCTTGAGGATCGGCGGATCGCCGAGCGCGAAGCCGAGTTTGAGGCCCGCGCAGATTTGCCTGCGGATATTCAGACGGACGCCTCCGAGGCTCACGATGAGACCGAGGGCGAGTTTGAAGACGACGAACTGGGCGGGACTATCGATCCTGTCCGTGACCGGCCCAGAGAACGGGAGGAGACGCTATGA
- a CDS encoding Na+/H+ antiporter subunit D, producing the protein MTWTFLAALPVALPILGAGLSLAFASVRRMQGWLSAIVLGAVWVVAVVLLQMARSGPVVLDVASWAAPVGISLVVDRLSAIMLLTSVTVTLMVLLYSLAQGVADGDDAAPIAVYHPAFLLLSAGVSNAFLSGDLFNIYVGFEILLVASFVLITLGGTRDRIRSGTVYIVVSLISSVVFLIGIGLAYAAAGTVNLAQLALRLPEIDPNVRLTIQMMLLVGFGIKAAVFPLSAWLPDSYPTAPAPVTAVFAGLLTKVGVYTIIRTQTLLFPNNRLSIMLGLIAVATMIMGILGAVAQQDIKRLLSFTLVSHIGYMIWGISIASEAGLGATIYYAVHHITVQTALFLVVGLIERRGGTTSLVRLGSLAKLAPLIAILYLVPALNLAGIPPGSGFFGKVGLIQASINRLMWIDWLLIGAGIISSLLTLYAVARAWNMAFWQTAPEPLPAKPIPWGMTASAGALVVVSLFISFWAGPINEYTKNAAFELKARSPYIVAVLPEDGRGTGVSPLVPADDLPSPEPTEAPDWAPTPEKGGIGGSDNG; encoded by the coding sequence ATGACGTGGACATTCCTTGCTGCCCTCCCGGTGGCCTTGCCGATTCTGGGCGCCGGCCTGTCGCTGGCCTTCGCGTCGGTGCGGCGCATGCAGGGCTGGCTGTCGGCAATCGTGCTGGGCGCGGTGTGGGTTGTCGCTGTTGTGCTGTTGCAGATGGCACGTTCTGGCCCAGTGGTGTTGGACGTGGCTTCGTGGGCAGCCCCCGTGGGCATCTCGCTGGTGGTGGACCGCCTGTCGGCGATCATGTTGCTGACGTCCGTCACCGTGACCTTGATGGTTCTGCTCTACTCGCTTGCACAGGGTGTTGCTGATGGCGACGACGCCGCGCCGATCGCCGTCTACCATCCCGCGTTCCTACTGCTGTCGGCAGGCGTGTCGAACGCGTTCCTGTCTGGCGACCTGTTCAACATTTACGTGGGTTTTGAAATCCTGCTCGTGGCGTCTTTCGTACTCATCACGCTCGGTGGTACACGAGACCGGATCAGGTCGGGAACCGTCTATATTGTGGTGTCCCTGATTTCGTCGGTGGTCTTCCTCATCGGGATCGGCTTGGCGTATGCGGCAGCCGGCACGGTGAATCTGGCACAGCTGGCCTTGCGTCTGCCGGAGATCGACCCGAATGTGCGGCTGACGATCCAGATGATGCTGCTCGTCGGCTTCGGTATTAAGGCCGCGGTGTTCCCGCTGTCGGCGTGGCTACCGGATTCGTATCCGACGGCGCCCGCGCCGGTTACAGCCGTGTTCGCTGGCCTGCTCACCAAGGTGGGCGTGTACACGATCATTCGTACGCAGACGCTGCTGTTCCCGAACAACCGGCTGTCGATCATGTTGGGGTTGATCGCGGTGGCCACGATGATCATGGGAATCCTCGGCGCGGTAGCGCAGCAGGACATCAAACGTTTGCTGTCGTTCACCCTCGTCTCCCACATTGGCTACATGATCTGGGGTATTTCGATCGCATCCGAGGCCGGGCTGGGTGCCACGATCTACTACGCGGTCCACCACATCACCGTGCAGACCGCACTGTTCCTAGTGGTGGGCTTGATCGAACGCCGAGGCGGTACGACGTCGTTGGTACGGCTCGGTTCGCTGGCGAAACTCGCGCCGCTCATCGCGATCCTTTACCTTGTGCCGGCGCTCAACCTGGCTGGTATTCCGCCAGGGTCCGGCTTCTTTGGAAAGGTTGGTCTGATCCAGGCGTCGATTAACCGGCTCATGTGGATCGACTGGCTGCTGATCGGTGCGGGCATCATCTCCTCGCTGCTCACCCTGTATGCGGTGGCGCGCGCGTGGAATATGGCGTTCTGGCAGACCGCGCCCGAACCGTTGCCGGCTAAGCCGATTCCGTGGGGGATGACGGCGTCGGCAGGTGCGCTCGTGGTCGTCTCACTGTTCATTTCGTTCTGGGCTGGGCCAATCAACGAATACACGAAGAACGCGGCCTTCGAACTCAAGGCACGTAGCCCGTATATTGTGGCCGTGCTTCCTGAGGACGGGCGCGGAACGGGCGTGAGCCCGCTTGTTCCCGCCGACGACCTGCCCTCACCCGAGCCGACCGAAGCGCCCGACTGGGCACCCACCCCCGAAAAAGGCGGGATAGGAGGTAGCGATAATGGATAG
- a CDS encoding Na+/H+ antiporter subunit E — MDRPQWSKSARAIHRATRRPGRFPHASAGMLAWLMFVWVLLWGDLSAGNFLAGLLVALLVTTVAPFPATPFDGRFRPLGVAHLAVRFLWDIIVSSFQQGKFILTGGQPQAAIIRIHLRSHSDVYLAMISGMTALVPGSVVVEAHRVTGTLYVHVFDTRLAGGIEGVHKTVLELEERVLRAFASHDELVDAGYVPGSTPRAGRLPTPYAPPTGEPITPSITDDVSAALAKKAKRDERAERMQRIAGNTLQAEVDQ; from the coding sequence ATGGATAGACCACAGTGGAGTAAGTCCGCGCGCGCGATCCATCGCGCCACCCGGCGTCCGGGGCGTTTCCCGCACGCCTCCGCGGGCATGTTGGCCTGGCTCATGTTCGTGTGGGTGTTGCTGTGGGGTGACCTGTCTGCGGGGAACTTCCTTGCCGGCCTGCTCGTGGCGTTGCTCGTGACCACGGTGGCCCCCTTCCCGGCCACCCCGTTTGATGGGCGGTTCCGTCCGCTTGGCGTGGCACACCTTGCCGTACGGTTCCTGTGGGACATCATTGTTTCCTCATTCCAGCAGGGCAAGTTCATTTTGACGGGCGGGCAGCCGCAGGCCGCGATCATCCGCATTCACCTGCGTTCCCATTCGGACGTGTACCTAGCGATGATTTCGGGGATGACGGCGCTCGTGCCGGGTTCCGTCGTCGTTGAAGCGCACCGGGTGACGGGCACGCTGTACGTGCACGTGTTCGATACTCGCCTGGCGGGTGGTATTGAGGGCGTTCACAAAACTGTGCTGGAGCTTGAAGAGCGGGTGTTGCGTGCGTTCGCCTCGCACGACGAGCTGGTGGACGCCGGATATGTTCCAGGCTCGACTCCGCGTGCTGGACGTCTGCCCACTCCGTACGCGCCGCCGACTGGCGAGCCGATCACGCCGTCGATCACCGACGACGTCTCCGCGGCTCTTGCGAAGAAAGCTAAGCGTGACGAACGCGCCGAACGTATGCAGCGGATCGCCGGGAACACGCTACAGGCGGAGGTGGATCAATGA
- a CDS encoding monovalent cation/H+ antiporter complex subunit F, protein MIYILGACMAMLFIAAILVTIRTVKGPTSLDRMVSVDMISSILIGAVALLAALTRRSDLLALFIVLALVGFVGSMTLARFITPLDPEAKRILSREEEKELDAQLALRRDDDAPVHDVDAYDDGDADDGVPDPMETGPRHGRATAAERTDS, encoded by the coding sequence ATGATTTACATTCTGGGCGCATGCATGGCAATGCTGTTTATTGCCGCGATTTTGGTGACGATCCGGACCGTTAAGGGGCCGACGTCGCTGGACCGCATGGTCTCGGTCGACATGATCTCCTCGATCCTTATTGGTGCGGTGGCTCTGCTTGCCGCGCTGACTCGCAGGTCTGACCTGCTCGCGCTGTTTATTGTGCTCGCGCTCGTGGGCTTCGTTGGTTCGATGACCTTGGCACGGTTCATCACACCGCTTGATCCAGAGGCCAAGCGGATCCTGTCGCGCGAAGAGGAAAAGGAGCTCGACGCCCAGCTGGCGTTGCGCCGCGACGACGACGCGCCGGTGCACGACGTCGACGCCTACGACGACGGCGACGCGGACGACGGCGTGCCCGACCCGATGGAGACCGGGCCGAGGCATGGAAGGGCGACAGCCGCAGAAAGGACGGACTCGTGA
- the mnhG gene encoding monovalent cation/H(+) antiporter subunit G codes for MNWEAIADVVGISCILIGSIFTLIAAIGAFRYDDLLARQHVATKPQVFSLIMLMAGVSLLVREASMTWTMLLVIGLQLVTSPISAHMMARSGYRTGRVDRRRLVLDELAEDVARGDDA; via the coding sequence GTGAACTGGGAAGCGATAGCCGACGTCGTCGGAATTTCCTGTATTCTGATCGGCTCAATTTTCACCCTGATCGCCGCGATTGGTGCCTTCCGCTATGACGACCTGCTCGCCCGCCAGCACGTAGCGACCAAGCCGCAGGTGTTTTCGCTGATCATGCTCATGGCGGGGGTGTCGTTGCTGGTGCGTGAGGCGTCGATGACGTGGACGATGCTGCTCGTGATTGGCTTGCAGCTGGTGACCTCGCCGATTTCGGCGCACATGATGGCACGATCCGGGTATCGGACGGGCCGGGTTGATCGCAGGCGGCTCGTACTCGACGAGCTGGCTGAGGACGTGGCGCGCGGGGACGACGCCTAG
- a CDS encoding DUF4235 domain-containing protein, giving the protein MNIGWKLMSAGISAAAGAAANAIASQVWEKGLHKQTPKDDDDMLDLPLKEVVLFTLVTTLVHTTITTFVKRKAANWYGAKA; this is encoded by the coding sequence ATGAACATCGGTTGGAAACTCATGAGCGCGGGCATTTCGGCTGCGGCGGGCGCGGCGGCGAATGCGATAGCGAGCCAAGTGTGGGAAAAGGGGTTGCATAAGCAGACCCCGAAAGATGACGACGACATGCTGGATCTGCCGCTGAAGGAAGTCGTCTTGTTTACGCTGGTCACGACCCTGGTGCACACCACGATCACCACGTTTGTTAAGCGTAAGGCCGCGAACTGGTACGGAGCGAAAGCCTAG
- a CDS encoding thiamine ABC transporter substrate-binding protein — MKARSLSTIVSIIAAAGLALAGCSAADQAGTTDNKTVTVLTHDSFTISDEAKAEFEEQTGMTLRTTSPGDSGMVLNQLILNKDNPTVDAVFGIDTMSAQQVIDEGVVTDYRPDTDPGADLRIGGLTAIDRGDVCLNADTAYFEQAGLELPSSFADLTKPEYAKLLVVTNPVLSSPGLAFFVGSIDQADDWQQYWTDLLANGTKVVDSWSTAFYTDFSAGEGKGAYPLVVSYASSPAYGEGAFTAVDGTCVRQVEYAGVVKGAANEEGAKAFIDFMVGDKFQSEIPETMYMYPVADVELPAEWATYAAQPKNVIVPDPALVAKNRETWQQQWTELYENHSK; from the coding sequence ATGAAGGCGCGTAGCCTATCCACCATTGTTTCTATTATCGCTGCGGCTGGGCTTGCTTTGGCCGGCTGTTCTGCTGCGGACCAAGCGGGCACCACGGATAACAAGACCGTCACTGTGCTCACGCACGATTCGTTTACGATCTCTGACGAGGCGAAGGCCGAGTTTGAAGAGCAGACGGGCATGACGTTGCGTACCACGTCGCCCGGTGATTCGGGGATGGTGCTCAACCAGCTGATTCTTAACAAGGACAACCCGACCGTTGACGCCGTGTTCGGGATCGACACGATGTCGGCTCAACAGGTGATCGACGAGGGCGTGGTCACTGACTATCGCCCGGACACTGATCCGGGGGCAGATTTGAGGATCGGCGGGCTGACGGCGATTGACCGTGGAGACGTGTGCTTGAACGCTGACACGGCGTATTTCGAACAGGCCGGTCTTGAGTTGCCGTCGTCGTTCGCTGATCTGACGAAGCCGGAATATGCCAAGTTGCTCGTGGTGACGAACCCGGTGCTGTCGAGCCCGGGGCTCGCTTTCTTTGTTGGTTCGATTGACCAGGCCGATGACTGGCAGCAGTACTGGACGGACCTGCTAGCTAACGGTACGAAGGTTGTTGATTCGTGGTCGACGGCGTTCTACACCGATTTTTCGGCAGGTGAAGGAAAGGGCGCTTATCCGCTCGTCGTGTCCTACGCCTCCAGCCCTGCCTATGGTGAGGGCGCGTTTACGGCCGTTGATGGCACGTGCGTGCGGCAGGTGGAGTACGCCGGCGTCGTCAAGGGTGCGGCCAACGAAGAAGGCGCGAAGGCGTTCATTGATTTCATGGTGGGGGACAAGTTCCAGTCGGAGATCCCGGAAACCATGTACATGTACCCGGTTGCCGACGTCGAACTGCCCGCCGAGTGGGCCACGTACGCCGCCCAGCCCAAGAACGTGATCGTGCCCGATCCCGCGCTTGTGGCGAAGAACCGGGAGACGTGGCAACAGCAGTGGACTGAGCTCTACGAAAACCACTCTAAGTAA
- a CDS encoding ABC transporter permease, with translation MAEAKGQSVRSRGLGGLAYTAGGIVAVGAALAFLALFFFWPVGAMLGRGLGDWAVFEQVLSAGRTWRIIGQTLGMALAATAGALLLGVPGAYVLYRLDVPGRRALRALATAPFVLPTVVVGVAFRALFDDAGPLGFLGLDQSTAAVVLAMIFFNYSVVVRTVGTMWAAIEDLTPAARTLGASPVRAFLTVTLPQLGPAIAAGGALVFLFCSTSFGLVQTLGRPGYGTLETEIYTQTTAYLNLDVAAVLSVVQFAIVALALIVSGAMSTRTERALGLNVHNRAVPIGRAAVPALAVTAATLTFLAAPIIALVAGSLRVRGQWSVHNYLALTQTGAGFSGGTSVLEALDHSVRIALDSSVIALVIGMILAFALSRRAEGRWARAGQRLLDTAVLLPLGISAVTVGFGFLITWGASNTIPTSYIVPLAQAVVALPLVVRSLVPILRAIDPRMREAAATLGASPGRVLATIDLPIMARSLGIAFGFAFAISLGEFGATSFLASPDYLTLPVLIGRLLSRPGADNYGMALAGAVILALFTSAIMFLAERVRPRGSHGGIL, from the coding sequence ATGGCGGAGGCGAAAGGGCAGTCCGTCCGCTCGCGCGGGCTGGGCGGACTGGCGTATACGGCCGGAGGAATAGTTGCCGTGGGTGCGGCGCTCGCATTCTTGGCGCTGTTCTTCTTCTGGCCGGTCGGTGCGATGCTCGGGCGCGGGCTGGGGGACTGGGCCGTGTTCGAGCAGGTGCTCAGCGCGGGCCGCACGTGGCGGATCATCGGCCAGACGCTCGGTATGGCGCTGGCTGCGACGGCGGGTGCCCTGCTGCTCGGAGTGCCGGGCGCCTACGTGCTCTATCGGCTGGACGTGCCAGGGCGGCGCGCCTTGCGCGCGCTGGCAACCGCACCGTTCGTGCTCCCTACAGTCGTGGTGGGTGTAGCCTTCCGGGCCTTGTTTGACGACGCCGGTCCGCTCGGCTTCCTGGGCCTCGATCAGAGCACGGCCGCGGTGGTGCTCGCGATGATCTTCTTCAACTACTCGGTCGTCGTGCGCACGGTAGGAACGATGTGGGCGGCGATTGAAGATCTCACGCCGGCCGCGCGGACCTTGGGCGCGAGCCCGGTACGAGCATTCTTGACAGTCACGTTGCCGCAGCTCGGCCCGGCCATCGCTGCGGGAGGCGCGCTCGTCTTCCTGTTCTGCTCCACCTCGTTCGGGCTCGTGCAAACCCTCGGCCGCCCGGGATACGGAACCCTGGAAACCGAGATTTACACGCAGACCACGGCCTACCTCAACCTCGACGTGGCAGCCGTGCTCTCAGTCGTCCAATTCGCCATCGTGGCACTCGCGCTCATAGTCTCCGGCGCGATGTCAACACGCACCGAACGAGCACTGGGCCTCAACGTGCATAACCGTGCGGTGCCTATCGGGCGGGCGGCGGTGCCCGCGCTTGCGGTCACCGCCGCCACGCTCACATTTCTTGCCGCCCCGATCATCGCGCTCGTGGCAGGATCCTTGCGGGTTCGTGGGCAGTGGTCGGTGCACAACTACCTGGCTCTCACACAGACGGGCGCCGGGTTTAGCGGCGGGACCTCGGTGCTCGAAGCGCTGGATCATTCCGTGCGCATCGCACTCGACTCCTCGGTGATCGCACTGGTCATCGGCATGATCTTGGCGTTCGCGCTCTCGCGCCGTGCGGAGGGGCGGTGGGCGCGAGCCGGCCAGCGGCTCTTGGATACCGCGGTTCTCCTGCCGCTGGGAATTTCGGCAGTGACGGTCGGCTTCGGCTTCCTTATCACCTGGGGAGCGTCGAACACCATCCCGACGTCGTATATTGTGCCGCTTGCCCAGGCCGTCGTCGCCTTACCGTTGGTGGTGCGCTCGCTCGTGCCCATCTTGCGGGCCATCGACCCGCGCATGCGCGAAGCTGCCGCCACCCTCGGCGCCAGCCCCGGCCGTGTGCTCGCCACTATAGACCTGCCCATCATGGCCCGCAGCCTCGGCATCGCCTTCGGATTCGCCTTCGCAATCTCGCTCGGCGAATTTGGTGCTACGTCGTTTTTGGCCAGTCCCGACTACCTCACGCTGCCCGTCCTCATTGGGCGCCTACTCAGCCGGCCGGGCGCAGACAACTACGGGATGGCGCTCGCCGGCGCCGTCATCTTGGCCCTGTTCACCAGCGCGATCATGTTCCTAGCCGAGCGTGTGCGCCCGCGCGGTTCTCACGGAGGAATACTGTAA
- a CDS encoding ABC transporter ATP-binding protein, producing the protein MLELKNVTVTYDEPPVRAVNDLSMRVDTGEIVALLGESGSGKSSLLRAVAGLEPADGEVFINGTNVAGVPVHRRGVGMVFQDGQLFPHRNVARNISYGLEIPGHAKTGGDDAGSTGSGRGVRGRRLPKSERAARVAELLDLVGLAGYENRPITTLSGGQAQRVALARTLAPQPEVVLLDEPLSALDRILRTRLSSDLRRILTSVKATALYVTHDREEALAIADRVAIMDGGRLVQIGTAEQLLREPASDVVVRLLT; encoded by the coding sequence ATGCTTGAACTCAAGAACGTCACCGTCACTTATGACGAGCCGCCGGTTCGCGCCGTCAACGACCTGTCGATGCGGGTGGACACCGGGGAAATCGTCGCACTCCTCGGCGAGTCAGGATCGGGCAAGTCCTCACTGCTACGCGCAGTGGCTGGCCTCGAGCCTGCAGACGGCGAAGTGTTCATCAACGGCACCAACGTGGCAGGCGTGCCCGTACACCGGCGCGGCGTTGGCATGGTGTTTCAAGACGGGCAACTCTTCCCACACCGCAACGTGGCACGCAACATCTCCTACGGATTGGAGATTCCCGGGCATGCAAAGACCGGGGGAGACGACGCCGGGTCCACCGGTTCTGGTCGTGGCGTGCGGGGGCGACGATTGCCGAAGAGCGAGCGAGCCGCCCGCGTGGCCGAACTCCTCGACCTAGTCGGGCTCGCCGGCTACGAAAACCGGCCGATCACCACGCTCTCGGGCGGGCAAGCCCAGCGAGTCGCCCTAGCTCGCACACTGGCTCCGCAACCCGAGGTCGTCCTCCTTGATGAGCCACTATCCGCACTCGACCGCATCCTGCGCACGCGCCTGTCGAGCGACTTGCGGCGGATCCTTACGAGCGTCAAAGCAACAGCTCTCTACGTTACCCACGACCGAGAAGAAGCCCTCGCCATCGCCGATCGCGTAGCAATCATGGACGGCGGACGGCTCGTCCAAATTGGAACCGCCGAGCAATTATTGCGCGAGCCGGCTTCCGACGTCGTCGTACGCCTACTCACGTAG
- a CDS encoding DUF4921 family protein, translated as MPGYESFREPITKMADGTIKQLNPFSGTEVWTVPGRANRPLGIKNPDPQPIDPEKIGHHCAFCTQRVLETPPEKARLVRKGDDAEIIRTTSVDMLSRQWEFRRVPNLFEILSFDYWAMNYDYRLTPEASKRLEAYIADPAGRKHVMNVLRNKYASRMSADEFEQLPEGEKIAGAYSFFGGGHDLVVGRRHFIDGATDDTQLAGSGTLTPQEHEWYMRLTIDAMRDLYETNRYVRYVQVFQNWLKPAGASFDHLHKQLVAIDQRTVNARIEVEKVRKNPNLYNEAGINYAGYHNLIIAENKHAVAIAGFGHRYPTLEVWSRSANIQPWEHTREEIAAMSDLVHAMHAATGVDVPTNEEWYTKPVDSDVNMPWRILLKWRVSTLAGFEGGSKIYVNTIDPWTLRDRVVPKLLELRAEGKLARNINIATECSCEVNALKYNPAL; from the coding sequence ATGCCAGGTTATGAATCATTCCGCGAACCGATCACGAAGATGGCAGACGGAACGATCAAACAACTCAACCCTTTCTCAGGAACGGAGGTGTGGACGGTACCGGGGCGCGCCAACCGCCCGCTCGGCATCAAGAACCCTGATCCACAGCCGATTGACCCCGAAAAGATTGGTCATCACTGCGCGTTTTGCACCCAGCGTGTTTTGGAGACCCCGCCGGAGAAGGCGCGCCTCGTACGTAAGGGCGACGACGCCGAAATCATCCGCACCACCAGCGTGGACATGCTTTCGCGCCAGTGGGAGTTCCGCCGGGTGCCGAATCTTTTCGAGATCCTTTCCTTCGATTACTGGGCGATGAACTACGACTACCGCCTCACTCCGGAAGCGTCGAAGCGGCTCGAGGCCTATATCGCCGATCCGGCTGGGCGTAAGCACGTGATGAACGTGCTACGCAACAAGTATGCCTCCCGGATGAGCGCGGATGAGTTCGAGCAGCTGCCCGAGGGGGAAAAGATCGCGGGCGCGTATTCATTCTTCGGAGGCGGACATGACCTCGTGGTCGGTCGCCGGCATTTTATTGATGGTGCGACGGACGATACCCAACTCGCGGGTTCGGGCACGCTCACTCCGCAGGAGCACGAGTGGTACATGCGCCTGACCATCGACGCGATGCGCGATCTGTACGAGACGAACCGGTATGTGCGCTACGTCCAGGTGTTCCAGAATTGGTTGAAGCCGGCGGGGGCCTCCTTCGATCATCTGCACAAGCAGTTGGTGGCGATCGACCAGCGCACGGTCAACGCCCGGATTGAGGTGGAAAAGGTTCGCAAGAATCCGAACCTGTACAACGAGGCGGGGATTAACTACGCGGGCTATCACAATCTGATCATTGCGGAGAATAAGCACGCGGTAGCGATCGCGGGATTCGGCCACCGCTATCCGACGCTCGAGGTGTGGTCGCGGTCGGCGAATATTCAGCCGTGGGAGCACACGCGCGAGGAGATCGCCGCAATGTCTGACCTCGTTCATGCGATGCATGCCGCCACGGGTGTAGACGTTCCGACCAACGAGGAGTGGTACACGAAGCCGGTCGATTCTGATGTCAACATGCCGTGGCGGATCCTGCTCAAGTGGCGCGTGTCGACTCTTGCAGGTTTTGAGGGTGGTTCGAAGATTTACGTCAACACGATTGATCCGTGGACGTTGCGCGACCGCGTCGTGCCGAAGCTTCTCGAGCTGCGCGCGGAGGGCAAGCTAGCTCGCAACATCAACATTGCGACCGAGTGTTCGTGCGAGGTGAACGCGCTGAAGTACAATCCGGCGCTTTAG
- a CDS encoding general stress protein, whose translation MADYRMLTEVKDYAQAQFIVDGLSDAGFPVEHTRIIGTDLETVEDVRGRKTIAGAAGQGALSGLWFGFFLGLMFWILLPGLNVLAAFGWPILFGVLFGAIWGAVAHWATGGVRDFSSTHALRAQRYEVQVRAEFLAQANQVMSAHGIRPPSQTTSY comes from the coding sequence ATGGCAGATTATCGGATGTTAACTGAGGTTAAGGATTACGCGCAGGCACAATTTATTGTGGACGGGCTGTCCGATGCCGGATTCCCCGTGGAGCACACGCGGATTATTGGTACTGATTTGGAGACGGTGGAGGATGTGCGCGGGCGTAAGACGATCGCGGGCGCGGCCGGGCAGGGTGCGCTGTCTGGTCTGTGGTTTGGTTTCTTCCTTGGTCTGATGTTCTGGATTCTTTTGCCGGGTCTGAACGTGCTTGCCGCGTTCGGTTGGCCGATCCTGTTCGGCGTTCTTTTCGGTGCGATCTGGGGAGCTGTGGCGCACTGGGCCACTGGCGGAGTGCGTGACTTTAGCTCCACGCATGCGCTGCGCGCCCAGCGTTACGAAGTGCAGGTGCGGGCCGAGTTCTTGGCGCAGGCGAATCAGGTGATGAGCGCCCATGGCATTCGCCCGCCCTCGCAAACTACCTCGTACTAG
- a CDS encoding MFS transporter, with amino-acid sequence MSNRVTLPREIWVLVAAAVVVSLGYGIVAPVLPQFAKSFGVTTTAATVVVSAFAFMRLIFAPASGRLSNLFGERWMYVIGIAMVATSSAASGFAQSYWQLLVFRGLGGIGSVTFTVAAMSLIFKLAPPEGRGRASAAYGSGFLLGNICGPAVGALIAPLGYRWPFWIYAILLGVAATIVFVMVPANVSGGTRTHSGESNTREARTSRGTTDAKPGHTSGNTSRNRRDTANNADTIRSEQTPARESARSQTPMTIREALAVRRFKVVLLTAFAQGWTNMGVRVAVVPLLAASISGAPGWLPGAALMFFAAGNGLALTRAGYFSDVYGRKPIVVVGLIISGIFTVIMGLWDVSAVVLIGSFFGGFGSGCIQPSQQGTVADIVGNRPGSQVVSFFQQSGDFGQILGPIVAGLMIDYSGYALAYGFSGAILLAVALVWIFLVKEPTRRRRA; translated from the coding sequence GTGTCTAACCGTGTAACTCTTCCTCGTGAAATCTGGGTGCTCGTCGCCGCAGCAGTCGTCGTATCGCTTGGCTACGGAATCGTCGCGCCAGTGCTGCCGCAATTCGCGAAGAGTTTCGGCGTGACCACAACGGCCGCCACCGTGGTCGTCTCGGCCTTCGCCTTCATGCGGCTCATCTTCGCGCCCGCCTCCGGGCGGCTATCAAACTTATTTGGTGAGCGCTGGATGTACGTCATCGGGATCGCGATGGTTGCAACATCGTCGGCAGCCAGTGGGTTCGCGCAAAGCTACTGGCAACTCCTGGTTTTCCGCGGGCTCGGCGGAATCGGTTCAGTCACGTTCACTGTGGCAGCGATGTCGCTCATCTTCAAATTAGCCCCGCCGGAGGGGCGGGGGAGAGCTTCAGCAGCCTACGGTTCAGGCTTCCTGCTAGGCAACATTTGCGGCCCAGCCGTCGGCGCGCTGATCGCACCCCTCGGATACCGGTGGCCGTTCTGGATCTACGCAATATTGCTGGGCGTGGCAGCAACGATCGTGTTCGTCATGGTGCCGGCCAATGTATCCGGTGGCACCCGCACCCACTCAGGCGAAAGTAACACCCGCGAGGCGCGGACCAGCCGCGGCACCACAGACGCCAAGCCTGGACACACTTCTGGCAACACCTCCCGGAATAGACGCGACACCGCCAACAACGCCGACACCATCCGCAGTGAACAAACCCCGGCACGTGAATCTGCGAGATCCCAAACCCCTATGACGATTCGGGAAGCGCTCGCGGTCCGCCGCTTCAAAGTCGTGCTCCTCACCGCATTCGCCCAGGGCTGGACGAACATGGGCGTGCGCGTCGCCGTCGTCCCACTACTTGCCGCCTCCATCTCCGGCGCCCCAGGGTGGCTACCAGGTGCAGCTCTCATGTTCTTCGCAGCCGGCAACGGCCTGGCGCTCACCCGCGCCGGATATTTCTCTGACGTCTACGGGCGCAAACCGATCGTCGTCGTCGGGCTCATCATCTCTGGAATTTTCACCGTCATCATGGGCTTGTGGGACGTCTCCGCCGTTGTCCTCATCGGTAGCTTCTTCGGAGGATTCGGCTCAGGCTGTATCCAGCCCTCACAACAGGGCACCGTCGCCGACATCGTCGGTAACAGGCCAGGAAGCCAAGTCGTCTCATTCTTCCAACAGTCCGGAGACTTCGGGCAAATCCTCGGACCAATCGTGGCCGGATTGATGATCGACTACTCCGGCTACGCGCTCGCCTACGGATTCTCCGGCGCGATCCTACTAGCCGTAGCACTCGTGTGGATCTTCCTCGTCAAAGAACCGACCCGACGGCGTCGGGCCTAA